GCGATTTCATCGATGACGTCGCGGAGGGCGACATTATCGTGATTGACAATGAGGGGCGGACGGACTGCACGGTGTGGGGCGATATCATGACCCAGTACGCGGGTATTCGGGGCATCGCAGGAACAGTTATCAATGGCGTCTGCCGGGACGTGAACCGCGCACTTACCGACGGCTATCCGATCTTTAGTGTCGGCCGATTCATGCGCACAGGTAAGGACCGGGTTCAGATCGATGGCCTAAATGGTGCCGTGTCGGTCGGGACCGTGCGGGTCGTCTCACGAGACATCGTCGTTGCCGACGCAAATGGGGTCGTGATTGTCCCACGAGACCGCGCGCGTGATGTCGCCAACACCGCGCGCGCGATCGAGAAGAGCGAGAGCGCGATTCGCGAGCGGATCGAGCAAGGGGCCACGATAGGCGAGGCGCGGGCTGCGCTGGGTTATCATACACTTCAGAGAAAGGCGTAAATGGCTGGTCTAGTTCCGAGCTGCACTGGCCGAGAGCGACACTTGAAATGCTCAACTAGGCCTCAACAGAGTTTTCGTGGCAGGTCAGCCGGGTCATCTACGAGATCATGGAACGCTTAGTAGCAAGGCCAGCTCCAGAGGCTGCTCGGCTGCGTCATGAGCCGCGTCACATGCTCTC
This is a stretch of genomic DNA from Bradyrhizobium sp. CB2312. It encodes these proteins:
- a CDS encoding RraA family protein, whose amino-acid sequence is MSGNPKRAAVEDREVSGLFAGLDTPCVSDALDKLGLHGQALGIRPLADYPNVIVGPAFTVKYVPAASPAGTVGDFIDDVAEGDIIVIDNEGRTDCTVWGDIMTQYAGIRGIAGTVINGVCRDVNRALTDGYPIFSVGRFMRTGKDRVQIDGLNGAVSVGTVRVVSRDIVVADANGVVIVPRDRARDVANTARAIEKSESAIRERIEQGATIGEARAALGYHTLQRKA